A region of the Melitaea cinxia chromosome 1, ilMelCinx1.1, whole genome shotgun sequence genome:
tcctaccattttattgtatgtatagattatttgaGATGTCGTTTTTGTGCAGGGTGGCCTTAAAGCAGTTGTGTGGACTGATGTAGTACAAACCGTCGTTATGTTCGGAGCTATgcttatagttattattaaaggAACCATAATAGTTGGTGGAGTAGAAGAACTCTTTGATAAAAGCTGGACGACAAACAGAATAGAATTACCAAGGTGGAGAAAATAGCAACGTATagaacagtttattttttataaataagaatatttcacacattatttGAATGCCTATTTCTAGTTTTAATTTCGACTTGACGGAAAGGCACACAATTTGGTCAGTTACAATAGGATCGACATTTTATTGGATTGGTAACATTGCAGTTAATCAGTCTATGATGCAGCGTTTTCTTGCTTTGTCCGATGTAAAGAAGTCAAAATGgtacgttttttattatattcctaCATATATCCTGTTATTGAAACTATATCATAAggtacacacggtcgtctgttgctatggtaagcaacttaatgcttgtgttagaggtaacagctgactgttatggctaaatatattttttttatttataaatatacatagaaataatacacacacacaaacacacacatatatatacattatatatgttcCTTTATATCCACAACTGGTGGAACAGgccataatattttattttttacagggCCGTATGGGGATTTTTATTTGGAGTATTTTTAATCATCCTTACCTGTAGTTATAGTGGACTTTTAGCTTACGCAAGGTATTATAAGTGCGACCCTTTAAATTCGAAGTTGGTACTTGCGAAGGATCAACTGCTGCCATTATTAGTTATGGACGTGTTATCTGAATGGAAAGGTATGCCTGGTGTTTTTGTAGCAGGAGTCTTCAGTGCTGCTCTAAGGTTTGTCTTTAGCtctataaaagttttaattatttttaacttctttTCGTTTTAGATTATTTAATAAGGTATTTTTAGAGTAGTGTCCATGTTATGTGGTTAGTTAGTTATAAgggataaatattttttttagcacATTCTTAAAGCCGTCAACGAAATTAATTAAGTACTCGTAATAATGTTACATCTGAGTGTTTTGTTAATAGTGTtacaataaattctttattcgTAGCTAGGAAATAATGTCATTCGATTCAAAAACAGTTTTGTATATcatatgattaaaattatagttcATTATCTACTGGACTGAATTCAATGGCCGCTGTTGTGTTGGAAGATTTTTGGAAgccattttttaaaaaacttagtcaaaaacaaacacaaattcTCGTGAGAACTGTTGTTGTTGTACTTGGTTGCGTTTGTGTAGGTAAGAATCTTATTTTTATGTCTTAACTAGCCGTACCGTCTAGGTCTTCAGGATTTTATCcgtatattaattttcatattatccCGTATGTTTCTGCTATATACAGGAATAAACATTTCCTGtctttcaatatatatttttttttgatttgctCTTATTGACATATACTTACTTACTTATATGACCATAAAGCCGTACACGATAAATGTGTTTACTGACTTATATGACCATAAAGCCGTACACGATAAATGTGCTTTTCGaacatttttcaattcaaacctTTAGTTTGGAACTCAGCGCGTGAAACAATACAAGctctttaactttttttatatgagGATTAatttaggtaaaatatttacagaaaatttaaacaaaattgataAAACTATATGTGTTGTAGGATTGGTGTTTGTAGTGGAAAAGTTAGGATCGGTGTTACAACTAACCATGAGCTTGTCTTCGGCATCAATGGGTCCGCTTGCCGGAATATTTCTCATGGGattatttttaccttttgttAATGGAGTGGTTGGTACATATTACTTATCATTTCTATCTACTATTATATATCAGCATAATATCTATAAAGTTATATTCTTCTCTTTTGAAAGATCTATGAATGCTcgattatcaaaaatatatgtttaagataaattcAGAACTCAGACGTGAAGGATAACTTAGCCGAATTCAATCAACTTGAAATGTTCTTTTTGAccgtctatacaaataaataaaattgaagtgtttgtttgtaatattaaaaataacgctttttactaaatgcatatggatgtatacacagtacatataccaaaataacattttttaaattttttgtcactctgtctgtttgttccgtctaatctctgaaacggctggttgattttgacgggactttcaccggCAGATAACTAATGTGCTTAGGCTAGTTTTGTTtgagaaatgtatttattttataactttgcgaactgaacaataacttttttgttaaattccacgcggacgaagtcgcgggcacagctagtctataaataaaactatatgtaTATCTTGTCATTTactaatcattttattttggtTGCGTTTTAAATCTCTGCTGAAGTACTGAGGTACTTTAACACATATTTTGATCTTTTCCTTTTTGTAGATTTAAGCATCTTCTCGTAGTAGTATTGAATAAGAGATGCTTAAACTACTTAGGaacgattataaaaaaagttagtgTCTGTACACTGTGACGTGATTTCTTAATTGGATCATATATTCATCACGtaattaataatcatttaaataaatcaacaaatttttaagttatatttataaagcaCATTTaaggtataaaattaatatttcgatttttttagaGTGCTCTGACTGGGGGAATTTCTGGTTTAATCATCGCATGGTGGGTAGCGGCGCAATCGCAACTGGCGCAAGCTAGAGGTCTTTTAAGATTCAAAGAGAAGGATAGATACACGTTCAATTGTACTTACGCTTTTGAGGCTGTTACGGATGTCACCAATGATGATCAAGAGTAAATACTGGTTTTACAAATAAGTTGTgacattttgttttctaatgtttacgcgaatttcactaattataatgaaataactttttaggATATTATCGCGATTTATAAGTTTTGTAGATGCCCGTccttttggatactttacagcaatcatggtcacgggaggactgaacaagttgtttcattataattgtgatattttgttaataaaagaatacgaaataaaagaatacgtaataatttttagttGCACACTggtattaaattgtaataaaactttgtGTAATCCTTTAACAATAAACTATACATAGTTAGCGTAAACTTCTTTTTGCAAATACCTTAGAAGttctaaaattagtaaaaatatgtttggTATTATGATGACTTTGGTATTAACTGTTTTTACTGAACTATTAAATGCATTGATTTTAGGGAGGTGTCCTATATTTATAGAATTTCATATTTGTGGTTTACGGCTCTAGGATGTTCGGTAACTGTTATAGTGGCGTGTCTTGTTAGTTTAAGATCATCAAAAGTCAAAAATGATCATAGATTATTTGCACCGTTCTTAAGGTCCTGGCTGATGGATAAAAAAGAGGttcttcttttttattatttgcatgttatattaattctaaatttatatttattttaaattattatttatatttcttacaggtcgatgaaataaatttaaaaaacactccaagatgataatataatttaagattaaatatttttttttattccacaataaaatgatttattatctgtatcaaaagattttaccatttttgtcgtttttaattttggtcAATGATCAAGATGAACAGTTCACTCTTGAGTGTGaagtttaaaaagttatttccaaaataaaactCTTATTTAATGGTGTATGTTTCATTTCGGTAAATTTCAATCAGCGTTTCAGTTTTATAGATTTACAACAACGAAGATTCATGTTGCGAAATAAAACAAACTGATCAATATTCAAACATCTCAATGCGACTTCTTATCCATACAGGAGAAAGGTTGTCTGCTTACCCTCACACTTCATCGTGACTTGGGGATTAATTGTTCAATCACGAGTAACGATCCAAAAACCGAACAGGATAAAAACCAGGACCGATGGCTTTATGTGTTCTTTAAAACACAGTAGCTCACCAGGTAggacacccgtctggtcggaggatcctgaGTGATTGATGGTGGATGAGGATCTTCACACCATGTTCCCctcacccccccccccaaagttttattatattttaagacgaATAAAACTATCAGATATACATAGCTCTTAGATTTGACTCATGAATTTAATCAAGCctgtaaatttacaaatttttggtCAAAGTAAAATGTACACAAATAATTGAAGAATTATTCAACTACGATTTCCAGAGTTAGAAGTACTTATTCAATCTATAAAgaagcaaaaataataaatatctatcagtaatgttattttaatacaagcGTATTATTcttgatttataaaattctatCCAAAAATATTCACgctcaaattaattttattagaaaacacAAACTGTCACTTAGACGACACAATAAGCTAGTCACACTTAACTAGAAGTAATTATGGAAAGAGACCAATTACATACGAATAATTGATAAcattctttaattaaaatctaaattatttaaaaattcttttcaaGTTCTGGGGGTACGAGAAATCTCCTGAACATCATCAGCCTTCGCGGGTTTTGCACCTAGCTAGGGGCCGATATTTGTACAGATGTACAGATATCTATTTCTCATCTTTGCGTTTGGGCGATTTTACGCCTTATGCAATAAAAAATTCTGTCACAGAAGAATTTAGAtgcataaaattttacttttaagctTTTGATTGCAAATTAGATCAGGTTCAGCTAGTGGCATCTCACTACTAAGCAAAAGACTCTTTCTTAAGGCTTAAACCTACAGGATGATCTGCTGTAAGTTAGCAAATATAATCACTACTACGAGTAACCAACGCTATCAGATGTCTATGAGATAACATACCTCTCAGACCAATTTCATTTCTGAGCctcgtctataagctgtttttaGGATCGTTACGAATCGTCTTAAATTCCAACTACTGAGACCCAAATACTAGAGAAGGCTGAGTTTCCAAATGGC
Encoded here:
- the LOC123658755 gene encoding sodium-coupled monocarboxylate transporter 1-like translates to MSSKYSDINSARLSFQYFSWIDYSIFMVMLSVCCGIGIYFGFVKRQTSTNDYLMGGRNMKLVPICFSLVASFISGISLLGTPTEIYLYGTSYVFTIIGALIMSFVVITTFIPVFHELQLTSAYEYLELRYDKRTRVFGSVLFSVYLIAWLPIVIYVPALAFNQVTGVNIHVVSPIVCLVCIFYTSLGGLKAVVWTDVVQTVVMFGAMLIVIIKGTIIVGGVEELFDKSWTTNRIELPSFNFDLTERHTIWSVTIGSTFYWIGNIAVNQSMMQRFLALSDVKKSKWAVWGFLFGVFLIILTCSYSGLLAYARYYKCDPLNSKLVLAKDQLLPLLVMDVLSEWKGMPGVFVAGVFSAALSSLSTGLNSMAAVVLEDFWKPFFKKLSQKQTQILVRTVVVVLGCVCVGLVFVVEKLGSVLQLTMSLSSASMGPLAGIFLMGLFLPFVNGVSALTGGISGLIIAWWVAAQSQLAQARGLLRFKEKDRYTFNCTYAFEAVTDVTNDDQEEVSYIYRISYLWFTALGCSVTVIVACLVSLRSSKVKNDHRLFAPFLRSWLMDKKEVDEINLKNTPRRKVVCLPSHFIVTWGLIVQSRVTIQKPNRIKTRTDGFMCSLKHSSSPGRTPVWSEDPE